The proteins below come from a single Chryseobacterium capnotolerans genomic window:
- the topA gene encoding type I DNA topoisomerase: MSKNLVIVESPAKAKTIQKYLGKDFEVKSSFGHIRDLPKKGMGIDLATFSPDYEVSADKKKLVTELKAAVKKAEMVWLASDEDREGEAIAWHLADELKLKPENRKRIVFHEITKNAILKAIENPRDIDQNLVNAQQARRVLDRIVGFEMSPVLWKKVKPGLSAGRVQSVAVRLIVEREKEIREFVPKASFKLDGIFLNNTEQEIAAKLKKDFEKEAEAEKFLEQAKTTEFKVLNVETKPGTRSASAPFTTSTLQQEASSRLGYNVTNTMRLAQRLYEEGFITYMRTDSVNLSQEAIEGAKKQIISEYGAEYSSPRNYTTKSASAQEAHEAIRPTDFGVKSIGDAQLNKLYQLIYRRTLASQMANAKIEKTVIEIGNASLPHHFEAQGEVIIFDGFLKAYGIVKTEDDDDENNEKLLPKVKVGEVLSYKSITATEKFTRPSARYTEAGLVRKLEELGIGRPSTYAPTIQTIQNREYVDKREIEPHTREVIKMSLVKDKIKKVVLDEKFGGDKNKFIPTDIGEVVNDFLTDNFREILDYGFTARVEESFDEIASGDQKWKEMMTNFYSKFHPRIEDVEENADRATGDRLLGVDPKTGKNVHARIGRFGAMIQIGETDDEEKPIFASLMSGQNIATITFEEALELFKLPFELSDFEGQAVSVGVGRFGPYVKWGETFISIPKGEDPLSVDQKRAEEIINEKKKADAPIATYKGEPVTKGSGRFGPFIKYKDIFVNVPKKYNFENLSQSDINELIDAKLEKEANRYIQQWEKEKISLENGRWGPFIKFGKAMFKIPKKSDDTKYDAEELKEISLDEVKKWITDQDKNAFAEKKKPAAKKAVTTKKTTAAKKPAAKKK; this comes from the coding sequence ATGTCGAAAAATTTAGTAATCGTAGAGTCCCCGGCAAAGGCAAAAACTATTCAGAAATATTTAGGTAAGGATTTTGAAGTGAAATCCAGTTTCGGACATATCCGGGACCTTCCTAAAAAAGGAATGGGTATAGATCTTGCCACCTTTAGTCCTGATTACGAAGTTTCAGCAGACAAGAAGAAATTGGTGACAGAATTAAAAGCTGCAGTAAAGAAAGCCGAAATGGTTTGGCTGGCTTCCGATGAAGACCGCGAGGGAGAAGCTATTGCATGGCACTTAGCAGATGAATTGAAACTAAAGCCTGAAAACAGAAAAAGAATTGTTTTCCACGAGATTACTAAAAATGCCATTCTAAAAGCAATTGAAAATCCAAGGGATATCGATCAGAACTTAGTAAATGCCCAGCAGGCAAGAAGAGTGCTGGACAGAATCGTAGGTTTTGAAATGTCTCCGGTTTTATGGAAAAAAGTAAAACCAGGACTATCTGCTGGAAGAGTACAATCGGTAGCCGTAAGATTAATTGTTGAAAGAGAAAAAGAAATCCGTGAATTTGTACCCAAAGCAAGTTTTAAACTAGACGGAATTTTCTTAAACAATACAGAACAGGAAATTGCAGCTAAACTTAAAAAAGACTTTGAAAAAGAAGCTGAAGCTGAAAAATTCCTTGAGCAGGCAAAAACTACAGAATTTAAAGTTCTGAATGTTGAAACAAAGCCGGGAACACGTTCTGCATCCGCTCCTTTTACTACTTCTACACTACAGCAGGAAGCTTCATCCAGATTAGGATACAATGTGACCAATACCATGCGTCTGGCTCAGAGACTATATGAAGAAGGATTCATTACTTATATGAGAACAGACTCTGTAAACCTTTCTCAGGAAGCTATTGAAGGAGCAAAAAAACAAATTATATCAGAATACGGAGCAGAATACTCTTCTCCAAGAAACTATACTACCAAATCAGCTTCTGCACAGGAAGCTCACGAAGCTATCCGTCCTACGGATTTCGGAGTGAAGAGCATTGGAGATGCACAGTTGAATAAGCTGTATCAATTAATCTACAGAAGAACATTAGCATCTCAGATGGCGAATGCTAAAATTGAAAAAACGGTTATCGAGATCGGAAATGCTTCGTTACCCCATCATTTTGAAGCTCAGGGAGAAGTCATCATTTTTGATGGTTTCCTTAAGGCTTACGGAATTGTAAAAACCGAAGATGATGATGATGAAAACAATGAAAAGCTATTGCCAAAAGTAAAAGTTGGTGAAGTATTAAGTTATAAATCCATTACGGCAACAGAAAAATTCACCAGACCAAGTGCAAGATATACGGAAGCCGGATTGGTAAGAAAATTAGAAGAGTTAGGGATTGGTAGACCATCTACTTATGCACCAACCATTCAGACCATTCAAAATAGAGAATATGTGGATAAAAGAGAAATAGAACCACATACCCGTGAAGTGATCAAAATGTCTTTAGTAAAAGATAAGATCAAGAAAGTAGTTCTGGATGAGAAATTTGGTGGTGATAAAAATAAATTCATACCTACAGATATAGGAGAAGTTGTGAATGACTTCTTAACAGATAACTTCAGAGAAATCCTTGATTATGGTTTCACGGCAAGAGTAGAAGAGAGTTTCGACGAAATTGCAAGCGGAGATCAGAAATGGAAAGAAATGATGACGAATTTCTACTCAAAATTCCACCCGAGAATTGAAGATGTAGAAGAAAATGCAGACCGTGCAACCGGAGACAGGCTTTTAGGAGTTGACCCAAAGACCGGTAAAAATGTTCATGCAAGAATCGGAAGATTTGGAGCGATGATCCAGATCGGAGAAACTGATGATGAAGAGAAGCCGATCTTTGCTTCATTGATGTCCGGGCAGAATATTGCGACTATTACCTTTGAAGAAGCATTGGAACTCTTCAAATTGCCTTTTGAACTGAGCGATTTTGAAGGGCAGGCAGTTTCTGTGGGAGTAGGAAGATTCGGGCCTTATGTGAAATGGGGTGAAACTTTCATCAGTATTCCCAAAGGTGAAGATCCGCTTTCTGTAGATCAAAAACGTGCAGAAGAGATCATTAATGAAAAGAAAAAAGCTGATGCTCCAATCGCAACTTATAAAGGAGAACCTGTAACTAAAGGATCAGGAAGATTTGGGCCATTTATCAAATACAAAGATATTTTCGTAAACGTTCCGAAGAAATACAACTTCGAAAACCTTTCCCAGAGTGATATCAATGAACTGATTGATGCTAAGCTTGAAAAAGAAGCCAACCGATATATCCAGCAATGGGAAAAAGAAAAAATTTCCCTTGAAAACGGAAGATGGGGGCCATTCATCAAATTTGGAAAAGCCATGTTCAAGATTCCAAAGAAAAGTGATGATACCAAGTACGACGCAGAAGAATTGAAAGAAATTTCTCTGGATGAAGTCAAAAAATGGATCACAGATCAGGATAAAAATGCTTTTGCAGAAAAGAAAAAACCTGCAGCAAAAAAGGCCGTAACTACTAAGAAGACAACCGCTGCAAAAAAGCCAGCTGCTAAGAAGAAGTAA